Proteins from one Anopheles nili chromosome 2, idAnoNiliSN_F5_01, whole genome shotgun sequence genomic window:
- the LOC128722177 gene encoding ras-related C3 botulinum toxin substrate 1, with translation MSSGRPIKCVVVGDGTVGKTCMLISYTTDSFPGEYVPTVFDNYSAPMVVDGVPVSLGLWDTAGQEDYDRLRPLSYPQTDVFLICYSVASPSSFENVTSKWYPEIKHHCPDAPIILVGTKIDLREDRETISVLAEQGLSALKREQGQKLANKIRAVKYMECSALTQRGLKQVFDEAVRAVLRPEPLKRRQRKCVVM, from the exons TAGGAAAAACCTGCATGCTGATCAGCTACACGACCGACAGCTTCCCCGGCGAATATGTTCCCACGGT GTTTGATAATTATTCTGCTCCGATGGTGGTGGACGGGGTGCCAGTGTCGCTTGGACTATGGGACACGGCTGGACAGGAAGACTACGATCGACTAAGACCATTGTCCTATCCACAGACAGATGTTTTTCTCATATGCTACAGCGTAGCCAGCCCGTCGTCGTTCGAAAACGTCACATCCAAATGGTACCCTGAGATAAAGCACCATTGTCCAGATGCACCAATCATTTTAGTTG GAACCAAAATCGATTTGAGGGAGGACCGCGAAACGATCAGCGTGCTGGCTGAACAGGGTCTATCGGCGTTGAAACGCGAACAGGGTCAAAAACTAGCGAATAAGATACGGGCGGTGAAGTATATGGAATGTTCCGCGCTCACCCAACGGGGCCTAAAGCAAGTATTCGACGAAGCGGTCCGTGCCGTACTCAGACCGGAACCTTTGAAACGACGTCAACGAAAATGTGTTGTGATGTAG